The Sporosarcina ureae genome includes a region encoding these proteins:
- the fliM gene encoding flagellar motor switch protein FliM has product MSADVLSQNEIDALLSALSTGEMSAEEMKKEEETRKVRVYDFKRALRFSKDQIRSLTRIHENFARLLTTYFSAQLRTYVQINVMSVDQIPFEEFISSIPNMTLINIFDVSPLEGNILMEVNPNVAYSMLERLMGGFGSSSGKAENMTEIETKILTNLFERSFDSLREAWSGLIDIDPYLTEMEVNPQFLQMISPNETVIVISFNIMIGESSGMINMCIPHVVLEPIIPNLSVQYWMQTNKKEPTAEQSIELERRIKNATLPIVADLGKGQISIEDFLHLQLGDVISLDTSIEEPLTIRIGERPKFTAQPGKLRNRMAVQILEILNTGEDDDDE; this is encoded by the coding sequence ATGTCAGCAGATGTACTGTCCCAAAATGAAATAGATGCGCTGCTGTCTGCTTTATCGACGGGTGAAATGTCAGCAGAGGAAATGAAAAAAGAAGAAGAAACTAGAAAAGTACGTGTTTATGACTTTAAACGTGCTCTTCGTTTCTCAAAAGACCAAATTCGTAGTCTGACAAGAATTCATGAAAACTTCGCTAGACTGCTCACGACGTACTTTTCGGCCCAATTGCGTACGTATGTCCAAATCAATGTGATGTCGGTAGATCAGATCCCGTTTGAAGAATTTATTAGCTCGATACCGAATATGACATTAATCAATATCTTCGATGTATCACCGCTCGAAGGGAATATTTTGATGGAAGTCAATCCGAATGTTGCGTATTCGATGTTGGAGCGACTGATGGGTGGTTTTGGATCGAGTTCGGGAAAAGCAGAAAATATGACAGAGATTGAAACGAAGATTTTGACCAATTTATTTGAACGTTCATTTGACAGCTTACGGGAAGCTTGGTCAGGGCTAATTGACATTGATCCGTATCTGACGGAGATGGAAGTCAATCCGCAATTTCTCCAAATGATTTCACCGAACGAAACGGTAATCGTTATTTCATTTAATATTATGATTGGAGAATCGAGTGGCATGATCAACATGTGTATTCCACACGTTGTGTTGGAGCCAATTATTCCGAACCTTTCTGTGCAGTATTGGATGCAGACGAATAAAAAAGAACCTACTGCTGAACAAAGCATAGAATTGGAAAGACGTATTAAAAATGCAACACTCCCTATAGTAGCTGACCTTGGGAAAGGACAAATTTCTATCGAAGATTTCTTGCATCTGCAGCTTGGCGATGTCATTTCACTGGACACAAGCATTGAGGAACCTCTAACGATAAGAATAGGGGAAAGACCTAAATTCACAGCGCAGCCTGGAAAGCTACGTAATCGTATGGCTGTTCAAATACTGGAAATTTTGAATACGGGAGAGGATGACGATGATGAGTGA
- the fliY gene encoding flagellar motor switch phosphatase FliY, whose amino-acid sequence MSDNILSQEEIEALLRGETLEPTEATEPEPEVINISDYLTEMEQDALGEVGNISFGSSATALSALLGQKVEITTPQITLIQRDNLEDDFVHPYVAIKVEYTEGLSGVNLLVIKQSDAAIIADLMLGGDGTAPNQELSEIHLSAVQEAMNQMMGSSATSMSTIFNKKVDISPPTIDLMNIQIDQGTEIIPAHNLLIRVSFNLKVGELIDSDIMQLFPLEFGKKLVSSLMGEEEAATVTEVPPSPQAPPYSEPEPAYAPEPAPVQPQSQSQYQAPPVQEPSAPRQTQAPVHVQQAEFASFQAPSLNKEESNNLNLLLDIPLQVTVELGRTKRSVKEILEMSGGSIIELDKLAGEPVDILVNNRYIAKGEVVVIDENFGVRITDILSQMDRLNNLR is encoded by the coding sequence ATGAGTGATAATATTCTCTCACAGGAAGAGATTGAAGCGTTGTTACGGGGTGAAACATTAGAACCTACAGAAGCAACTGAACCTGAACCCGAAGTTATCAATATTAGCGATTATTTGACCGAAATGGAGCAAGATGCATTAGGTGAAGTGGGGAATATCTCATTCGGAAGTTCGGCAACTGCACTTTCCGCTTTGCTCGGACAAAAAGTAGAAATTACCACACCACAAATTACATTAATCCAACGTGATAATTTGGAAGATGATTTCGTCCATCCATATGTAGCTATCAAGGTTGAATATACAGAGGGATTAAGCGGAGTCAACTTGTTGGTGATTAAACAAAGTGATGCGGCAATCATTGCAGACCTCATGTTAGGCGGAGATGGGACGGCACCGAATCAAGAACTAAGTGAAATTCACTTGAGCGCAGTGCAAGAAGCGATGAATCAAATGATGGGATCATCAGCGACTTCGATGTCTACTATCTTCAACAAAAAAGTAGATATTTCACCTCCTACTATTGATTTGATGAATATTCAAATAGATCAAGGGACAGAAATTATTCCTGCACATAATTTATTGATTCGTGTGTCCTTCAATTTAAAAGTTGGCGAGTTGATTGATTCTGATATTATGCAATTATTTCCGTTGGAGTTTGGTAAAAAGCTAGTATCTTCACTAATGGGAGAAGAAGAAGCGGCAACTGTGACGGAAGTACCACCTAGTCCGCAAGCACCTCCATACTCTGAACCGGAGCCTGCATATGCACCAGAACCTGCACCTGTACAACCACAATCGCAATCGCAATATCAAGCACCGCCTGTTCAGGAGCCTTCTGCACCTCGACAAACTCAAGCACCAGTGCATGTTCAACAAGCGGAGTTCGCTAGTTTCCAAGCTCCTTCTTTGAATAAGGAAGAATCAAATAATTTAAATTTACTACTTGATATACCCCTTCAAGTAACAGTAGAATTAGGACGTACGAAGCGTTCCGTGAAGGAAATTCTCGAAATGTCTGGAGGTTCAATTATTGAACTAGATAAATTGGCAGGGGAGCCTGTCGATATATTAGTCAATAATCGCTATATTGCAAAAGGGGAAGTAGTCGTCATTGACGAAAACTTTGGAGTCCGCATTACAGATATTTTAAGTCAGATGGATCGGTTAAACAATTTACGATAG
- a CDS encoding response regulator, with the protein MGKRILVVDDAAFMRMMIKDILTKNDYEVVGEAADGAQAVEKYNELKPDLVTMDITMPEMDGIAALKAIKSTNPSATIIMCSAMGQQAMVIDAIQAGAKDFIVKPFQADRVIEAIDKALS; encoded by the coding sequence ATGGGAAAACGAATTTTGGTAGTAGATGACGCGGCATTTATGCGCATGATGATTAAGGATATCTTAACAAAGAATGATTACGAAGTAGTAGGAGAGGCAGCGGACGGTGCACAAGCTGTCGAAAAGTATAATGAACTGAAGCCCGACTTGGTAACAATGGATATTACGATGCCTGAAATGGACGGCATTGCTGCTCTGAAAGCAATTAAAAGTACGAATCCATCTGCAACTATCATTATGTGTTCCGCAATGGGACAACAAGCAATGGTAATCGATGCAATTCAAGCCGGAGCCAAAGACTTTATCGTTAAACCATTCCAGGCAGACCGTGTGATTGAAGCGATCGACAAAGCGTTGAGCTAA
- a CDS encoding flagellar biosynthetic protein FliO, with translation MPFAYAETDPDVSVSDCIGKNKDCEEKAPAAENDNQKEVTNKELDEPKGLTAKDYIRTLFAFVFVIGLLVWLLRFMNKRNRNFDSNRLMTNMGGVPLGQNKSIQLVKMGNHYFVVGVGENVQLLREIEDPDEIAELLARYDQGNDVQKGIFSQLYSRFFSKAEHPPSEEATFSQLFSSKMDEIKADRKEQLQRLNRKESDRDG, from the coding sequence ATGCCATTTGCTTATGCAGAAACAGATCCTGACGTCAGTGTATCAGACTGTATTGGAAAGAATAAAGACTGCGAAGAAAAAGCACCAGCTGCAGAGAATGATAATCAAAAAGAAGTAACGAATAAGGAATTGGACGAGCCTAAAGGCCTTACAGCAAAAGATTATATTCGAACTCTTTTTGCATTCGTATTTGTAATCGGCTTGCTCGTGTGGTTACTACGTTTCATGAACAAACGTAATAGAAATTTTGACTCCAATCGACTGATGACAAATATGGGCGGAGTTCCGTTGGGTCAAAATAAATCTATTCAACTAGTGAAAATGGGTAATCATTATTTTGTAGTCGGTGTTGGAGAAAATGTACAGCTACTAAGGGAAATTGAAGATCCTGATGAAATTGCTGAGTTGCTCGCACGTTATGATCAAGGCAATGATGTTCAGAAGGGCATATTTTCACAATTATACTCACGGTTTTTCTCAAAAGCCGAGCATCCTCCTTCAGAAGAAGCTACATTCAGTCAATTGTTTTCTTCCAAAATGGATGAAATCAAAGCTGATCGTAAAGAACAATTACAACGTTTAAATAGGAAGGAGAGCGACCGCGATGGTTGA